One Capsicum annuum cultivar UCD-10X-F1 chromosome 2, UCD10Xv1.1, whole genome shotgun sequence genomic window carries:
- the LOC107860613 gene encoding alpha-dioxygenase 1 — MSFVLETLKNLLLSYLRNFIHKDFHATVERMTLIDKISFTMIHFVDTLKMWHRLPVFLGLFYLAIRRHLHQQYNLINVGRTPTGVRSNPADYPYRTADGKYNDPFNDASGSEFSFFGRNMMPVDQNNELTKPDPMVVATKLLARKKFIDTGKQFNMIAVAWIQFMIHDWIDHLEDTQQIELKAPEEVASECPLKSFKFYKSKKNSTGFYEIKTGHLNRRTPWWDGSVIYGSDEDVLKKVRTFKDGKLKLSADGLLEQDSNGKIISGDVRNPWAGLLALQALFVHEHNLVCDTLKKEYPELEDEDLYRHARLVTSAVIAKIHTIDWTVELIKTDTLLAGMRANWYGLLGKRFKDVFGHVGGSILGGIVGMKKPQNYGVPYSLTEEFTSVYRMHQLLPEKLQLRNVDAAPGPNKSLPLINEIPMEDLIRVKGEEHLSKVGFIKQMVSMGHQASGALELWNYPVWMRNLIAQDVDGTDRPDHVDLAALEIYRDRERNVARYNEFRRRMLQIPISKWEDLTDDEEAIKTLREVYGDNVEEMDLLVGMAAEKKLKGFAISETAFFIFLLMASRRLEADRFFTSNYNEETYTKKGLEWANTTESLKDVLDRHYPGMTEKWMNSNSAFSVWDSSPEPPNPIPIYFRIPKQ; from the exons ATGTCTTTTGTTCTGGAAACCCTCAAGAATCTCTTGCTATCTTATCTTCGTAATTTCATTCACAAAGATTTTCATGCTACCGTGGAAAGAATGACACTCATCGACAAAATTTCATTTACG ATGATTCACTTCGTTGATACACTGAAAATGTGGCACCGGCTACCGGTGTTCTTGGGGCTATTTTATCTAGCAATTCGTCGGCATCTTCACCAGCAATACAATTTGATCAACGTGGGTAGAACACCTACCGGCGTCCGATCAAATCCAGCTGATTACCCTTATAGAACTGCTGATGGAAAATACAACGATCCCTTCAATGATGCTTCAGGCagtgaattttcattttttgggagGAATATGATGCCTGTTGATCAGAATAATGAG tTAACGAAGCCAGACCCAATGGTAGTGGCAACGAAGCTGCTAGCCCGTAAAAAGTTCATTGACACAGGAAAACAATTCAACATGATAGCTGTCGCGTGGATAcaattcatgattcatgattggATCGATCATTTGGAAGACACTCAGCAA ATTGAGCTAAAGGCACCTGAAGAAGTTGCAAGTGAGTGCCCTCTCAAGTCCTTTAAGTTTTACAAGTCCAAGAAAAATTCTACGGGCTTTTATGAAATCAAAACCGGTCACTTGAACAGGCGTACCCCTTGGTG GGATGGAAGTGTTATTTATGGGAGTGATGAAGATGTTTTGAAGAAAGTAAGAACATTTAAAGACGGAAAGTTGAAGCTATCTGCTGATGGACTCCTCGAACAAGACTCAAATGGGAAAATCATCTCTGGTGATGTTCGCAACCCTTGGGCTGGACTTTTGGCACTGCAGGCTCTCTTTGTTCATGAACATAATCTTGTTTGTGACACCTTGAAG AAAGAATATCCAGAATTGGAGGATGAAGACTTGTATCGTCATGCAAGACTTGTCACTTCAGCTGTCATTGCAAAAATTCACACCATAGATTGGACTGTCGAGCTTATCAAAACAGACACCCTTCTTGCTGGAATGCGCGCAAACTG GTATGGATTGCTAGGGAAAAGGTTCAAGGATGTATTTGGGCACGTTGGAGGTTCCATTTTAGGTGGCATTGTGGGAATGAAGAAACCTCAAAATTATGGAGTTCCATACTCCTTGACCGAGGAATTTACGAGTGTCTATCGAATGCATCAACTCCTACCCGAAAAACTTCAACTAAGGAATGTAGATGCTGCACCTGGACCAAACAAATCTCTCCCCCTGATTAATGA GATTCCGATGGAAGATTTAATTAGGGTCAAAGGTGAGGAGCATTTATCAAAAGTAGGGTTTATTAAGCAAATGGTTTCAATGGGCCATCAAGCTAGTGGAGCTCTTGAGCTTTGGAATTATCCAGTGTGGATGAGGAATCTTATTGCCCAAGATGTTGATGGAACTGATAGGCCAGATCATGTTGACCTTGCGGCTCTTGAAA TTTATAGGGATAGAGAAAGAAATGTTGCTAGGTACAATGAATTTCGCAGGAGAATGCTACAAATTCCCATCTCCAAATGGGAAGATTTGACAGATGATGAGGAAGCCATTAAAACGCTTCGTGAAGTATATGGTGATAATGTAGAAGAAATGGATCTGCTAGTGGGAATGGCAGCGGAGAAAAAACTTAAGGGTTTCGCCATCTCTGAAACTGCCTTTTTCATATTCCTTCTCATGGCTTCAAG GAGGTTAGAGGCAGATCGTTTTTTCACTAGTAATTATAACGAGGAGACATACACAAAGAAAGGACTTGAATGGGCGAATACAACTGAAAGCTTGAAAGATGTACTTGATCGTCATTATCCAGGGATGACCGAGAAATGGATGAACTCCAACAGTGCATTCTCCGTGTGGGACTCTTCTCCGGAACCTCCAAATCCCATTCCAATCTACTTCCGTATTCCTAAGCAATAG